AGTAATTCTAAAAATCTCCCCTGGCCAAGCAGTTCTAAAAATCGCCTCAGTTCTGCCTGGAAGATCACTGCCAAGGCCACTGCTGTACCCAAGACAAATTTTTCCAGCACAAATTTCAACAATTCTAAATGCAGGCGATCGCTCACCAGTTGAGCCACCATCAACACCAACAGTCCCCGCATAATCCACAGGATTTGATTTTCGCCAAAGACCCGGCTTAGTAGGTAAAACAAACCGATGACTAAACCAAGATCGAGGGCGCCATGGAAAAAGGGGAGCAGGGAAGTAAGATCCGGGGGAAAGCCCGACATGGGTAAGGGGAGATGGTCGTTAGGGTGGGGGTAGGGAAAGGTTTAGGACAGTAGACGGTTGGGTAGACAATCCTGGCGCAATAGGTCGGTGTAGGTTTCCCGTTGCAGAATCAGGTTTGCTTGTCCTTGGTTTACTAGTACAGCGGCGGGGCGACCTAAACGGTTGTAGTTGGAAGCCATGCTGTGGTTATAAGCACCAGTGGCAGCCACTACCATAATGTCCCCTGGTTCGGCGGCGGGTAGGGCCACATCCTTAACGAGAATATCGCCGGACTCACAATGTTTCCCGGCCACGGTGACAGTTTCGGTAATTTCGTCGTTCATCCGGTTGGCTAGGGCAACGCGATACACCGATTGGTAGGTGATGGGGCGGGGATTGTCGGACATGCCGCCATCGACGGAAATATAGGTGCGAATATTGGGCACAACTTTACGCCCTCCCACCCGATAGGCCGTTACACAGGCAGACCCCACCAGGGAACGTCCCGGCTCAGCAATCAGTTTGGGGTAGGGGATGTTCTGGCGATCGCAGGCTTTGGCAACGGAGATGGCCGCCACTTGGGCCCATTCTTCGATACTGGGGGGATCATCACTTTCGGTGTAGCAAATCCCTAGGCCACCGCCGATGTTCAATTCCGTCAGGGGCAAGCCGTAGGTCAAGCCTTTGGTAAACCATTGCACTAACACTTCCCCTAAATCTTTGTGGGGTTGACGCTCAAAAATTTGGGAGCCGATGTGGGCATGGAGTCCGAGACAATGGAGTGAGGGTTGTTGGGCAATGTAGGTGAAAACCGCTTCTAGTTGGTTGGGATCAAAGCCAAATTTGCTGTCCAGATGCCCCGTTTTAATATATTCATGGGTGTGGCATTCGATGCCTGGGGTGAGGCGCAACATAATCTTTACCGGTGCCCCTGAGTCGGCCGCTAGTTTGGTCAGGGTTTCCAGTTCCAACCAGTTATCGACAATGATGGTGCAGTTAATGGCGATCGCCTCTTGGAGTTCCTGCACCGATTTGTTATTGCCGTGGAAGTAAATTTTTTCTGCAATCTCAGCTTCGTCCCAGCCTAATTGCTTCAGGGCTGAAACCGTGGTGAATAATTCCCCGCCGGATACGACATCAAATCCCAACCCTTCCTGGGCGGCGATCGCCACTACGGCTAAACAACTCCAGGCTTTGGAAGCGTAGATTACTTGACTGGAACCCGGATAGTGGGCTTGGAAGGATTGACGATACTGCTGGGCCGCTTGCCGCAGGGTGGTTTCATCCAAAATGTAGAGGGGAGAACCAAACTGTTCCACCAAGGCTGGGACGGAGCAACCACCAATTTCTAGTTCACCGTTTTTATTAATAACGGCCGTCAACGGTAAAAGATTTTGGTTGGGGGAGGGGGAGGCCGGGGTTTTTAATAAGGTGCTTCCGGTGGTTGGAAGGGGCATTTCAGTGGAGAGCATGGCAGGGGGATTTTTAATACAGATAAAATTTAGTCGGACTGGTCGGACATCGGAGCTACAACAACCGGGGGCAAAGCAAAACCCTAAAAGTATCAATAACTCTTGTAATATCCCAGTTTATCAATCTTAGGGATGATTGTTTTCCTTCTTTTTTGGCTGTAACTATGGTCAAGGAGAGGGGGACACAATTCTTTCTGGAGTTAATTTTTCCTGCAGTTCTTGCTTAATGCGGGCCATAACGGAATTTTGATCCAAAGAGTTGAGAATATCCCGCACCACTGTCCTTGGCCCCGTTTCTCCCCAGGCGGCCCCATTGGCTAAATAGGTTTTGGTCACTTGACCGATCGCCAAGGTGGACACTCCGGCCACACTAGCTTGGGTGAGGGCAACGGAAATATAGGGGGCCAAGGCCAATCCCCCGGTTAAGGGCACCGTCAAACCGAGTAAACCCTTGAGGGAACTAAGGCCCAACCCCGCCAAAAATTCGCTGGCAGTGATGCCCCCCATACTCACCCCAATTTTTTGCAACAGGGCGATCGCCGCCGTTTGGGTCATGGGCAAACCATACAGCTTGGAAAGGGAAATAATCAGAGCCACATCCACCACTGCTCCGCTGAATAAATCCAGCACGGTCACCGGATTGAGAGCAATGGCCGTCGCCTTGACCATTACTGCTTTTTGGAGAATGGTATTGGCTTGGCTGTCCCGCAAACGCATTTTTTGTTGCACTAATTTATCATTCAGATTATCAGCACAAAGTAAAGTATTTAAAGCTACTAAAGATTTCCCTTCCCGTTGCAATAAATCAATGATTTTTAAGCGCAAATTATCAACTTTTGCTTCCCCCCGATATTGGTAACGCTCCAATTTTCCCTGGGTATTTTCCCTCAATTCTGTCACCAAGGGACTGGCAGAAACTAAGACAATTTCTTCTGGAGACAATAATTCTTTCACCCGTTCATCGCGAATTTTTTCATAAATTAATTGCTGATCCGTCGCCGGATATTGATCAATTTTATTAAATACTAGCAACATGGGTTTGCCCACCGCCCGCAATCGGGACAAGGCTTGGAATTCCACTTGGGACATATCCCCGGCAATGACAAACAAAATTAAATCTACCTGTTGGGCCACGGCGATCGCCAATTGTTCCCGTTCTTGACCCTTTACTTCATCAATGCCCGGTGTATCAATTAATTGTAATTGGGCATTGCCCCAACCAGAAATGGTAACGGTGGACAATCCGTCAGCTTGGTTCAGTTGCCAGGAAGCAGATTGTTGGGTCTGGGTAACACCATGGACTGGCCCAGTGGTGAAAACTTGCTCACCTAAAAGAGCATTGAGCAGGGAAGATTTCCCCCTTCCCACTAAACCAAAAGCCGCAATTTGCACTACTCCTTGGTTTAAATTTTCTAGCATGGTACAGAGGTGGCTAATTTCCTTTTCCAGTCCCTGTTTTTCCGTAGTATCGAGATCAATTTGTTCAACGATCGCCGTCAAACTAGCCTGGGCTTGCTGATAATTTAAATCTTCTTGAATCGCGCTAATAATATCTAAAGTTTGGTCTAAATCAGTCAAGGAATTATTATTCATGCTACATCCTGTCTAAAACCGGAATGCCCAATAAAGACAGACCCAATTTCAGCGTTCTGGCTGTGAGATCACAGAGCAATAAACGGGAACCGCGCTGGGGATCGCTTGCCTTCAATACTGGACAATTTTCGTAAAAACGGTTGAAAACTTTGCTTAATTCGTAAAGATAATCACAAAGGCGATTGGGTAATAAACTAATTTCCACCGTTTCAATTACGTCAGCAAATTGTAAAAGATTTTTAGCCAAAACTAACTCGGTTGGTTCAGTCAACACAATTTCACCGCTGTCCATCTGAGCAAAATCAATGCCCCCTTCCCGACTAATACTTTGAATGCGGGCGTAGGCATAGAGCATATAGGGAGCCGTATTGCCCTGGAGAGCCAACATTTTGTCAAAACTAAACACATAATCACTGGTGCGATTTTGGCTAAGGTCGGCATATTTCACTGCCCCAATGCCCACCCGTTGGGCAACTTCCGTCTTAAATTCTTCAGTTTCTGATCGTTCTTCTGCTGTTAAACGGGTTTCTAAATCCTGTCTTGCTCGAGTTACGGCTTCCGTTAGCAAATCCTTTAAACGAATGGTGTCCCCCGCCCTAGTTTTTAGTTTTTTGCCATCTTCCCCCTTGACCAAACCAAACGGCACATGGACTACTTGAGTCGGGTCAGTCAGAATGCCAGCTTTTTCAGCTACCTGGAAAAATTGAGCAAAATGATTAGCTTGCCCCGCATCGGTGACATAAATGATCTTCTCAGCGCCATCGGTGTTTAAGCGATAATTCAATGCGGCCAAGTCCGTGGTGGCATAGTTATAACCCCCGTCGGATTTTTGCACTATTAACGGTAGGCGATCGCCGTCCTTATTAGTAAAGCCATCGAGGAAAACGCATTGAGCACCGTTATCTTCCACCAGCAAATCTTTTTCCTGCAATAGTTCCACCACACCGGGCAAAAAGGGATTATAAAATGATTCTCCCCGTTCCTCAATGGTGATATCTAAGCAGTCATAAATCAGTTGAAATTCCCGTCGAGATTGCTCACAAAGTAATTGCCAAGCTTTAATACTTTTCGCATCCCCTGCCTGGAGCGCAACCACCGCTTGACGGGAAGTTTCCCGAAATTGTTCATCTTGGTCAAATCTTTGTTTAGCTTGCTTATAAAAGGTGACTAGATCGCCAATATCCAGCGCATCCGCAGTCACTAATGCCTCTGGATAAACCTCTTTTAAATAGGTAATTAACATACCAAATTGGGTGCCCCAGTCTCCCACGTGGTTGAGGCGCAAAACATCATAGCCTCGGAATTCCAGTACCCGAGCTAAACAATCCCCAATAATGGTAGACCGGAGATGACCCACATGCATTTCCTTCGCAATATTGGGACTTGAAAAATCTACCACTATCCGTTCTTCGCCTTTAACTAATGACACTCCTAACTGTTGATTTTGCTGAAGTTTAATTAATTGTTCCCCCAGATAATCAGGCAATAACTTGATGTTAATAAAACCTGGCCCAGCAATGGTTAACGGTTCACAAATTTCGCTTAAATTAACTTTATCCACAATCTCCATGGCGATCGCCCGGGGCGGTTGACCCAACTGCTTAGCTAAGGGCAGGGCAATGTTGCATTGAAAATCACCAAATTTAGGATTGGAAGCCGGTACCACTAGGGGAGTGGGTAGGGTAACATCAGATGGAAACTGACCTTCCAGAGCTTGGGCAAAGTGATCATTAAGTTGGGTCAGAATCGATACCATGGACGATGATGTTAGGGGAAGTGAACGTTAAATAATCAAAAACTAAGGGCTGGGCTGGACAATAATGCCCCATGATAAGCCCCGATGTAACCAGTATATTAGATTAGTTGCCCTAAGTGATTTATACAATAGAATTTATCGACTATCAACACTAACTTCCAGGGTAATCAATGGCCATAAAAATGCCATATTTCCGCCTAATTAAGTTTTTCCAATGGCAAATATTCTAGTCCCCAAAGATCACTAACTAAATATAAAGGTCTAGCTTTTACTTCTTCATAAACCCGACCTAAATATTCCCCAATCACGCCTAAACTAATTAACTGCACTCCCCCAAGAAATAAGATAGCCACCATTAGGGAGGCGTAGCCTGGCACATCAACACCAAGGGTTATGGTTTTCAAAATCAAAAAGCTAGCGTAGGCTAAGGATAACAGTGAAATGATTGATCCAAGGTAAGTCCAGACTTTGAGGGGAAGTAAACTAAAAGAAAAAATGCCGTCCAAAGCAAAATTCCAGAGTTTCCAATAGTTCCATTTTGTTTGTCCTTGGAAGCGGGGTTCCCGATCAAATAAAACGAAAGTTTGGCGGTAACCCACCCAGGCAAATAAACCTTTCATAAAGCGAGTTCTTTCCGGTAGCTGCTTAATCGCATTAACCACCTTGCGGTCCATTAAACGAAAATCGCCAGTATTGGGAGGAATTTTAATTTCCGTCATGCGCCCAATCACTTTGTAAAACATTTTGGCGGTGAATTGTTTTACCCACGTTTCCCCCTGCCGTGAACGACGGGTGGCATAGACAATATCATAACCTTCCCGCCATTTATCAACTAACTCATGGATCAATTCCGGTGGATCTTGCAGGTCGGCGTCGATGGGAATAACAGCGTTGCCTTGGGCGTAATCAATGCCAGCGGAAAGGGCAATTTCTTTGCCAAAGTTACGAGACAGATTAACAATCTTAATTTGGCGATTACTTTGATAGCAATCAATTAATTGTTTGAGGGTTTTATCCTTACTACCGTCGTTAACACAAATAATTTCGTAGGTAATTTTGAGGGGAGTCAGCACCTCCAGCAAACGGGCAAATAAATGCTCAAGGTTATCTTCCTCGTTGTACATTGGAATCACAATAGACAGTTCAATGGTCATAGATGTAACTTATTTCCTGTCAATTTAGTCAGTGCATTAACGCCGTTGCCCAATGGAGTGATCTAGTTAGAATCAATGCAGTTGGTTAATGGAACCTACTGTTACCATGCCGATCGCCAGTGGTCTATAAATAATTTCGTTCCTCGGCACTGGCTTGGGTAATTCCGTAGCATTTCCAGAATATTTCCAGAAAATTACCATATGCAAGCTCACTTTTTCCAGCACGTTCCCTTTGAAAATCTTGGTGCCATTGAACGTTGGCTCAGGGCTAAAGGTTACGCCATCAGTCAAACCGCTTTTTTTCAGCCATCTTTTAGCCTTCCTTCTTTGGACGCCATTGACCTGTTGATTGTCCTGGGCGGCCCCATGAGTGTCAACGATGAGGCGCAATATCCCTGGTTGGTGCAGGAAAAGGAATTCATCCGTCAGGCGATCGCCGTTGGGAAACCGATATTAGGTATTTGCCTGGGGGCCCAACTCATGGCCAATGCCCTAGGGGCAAAAGTTTATCCCAACGCTGTCAAGGAAATTGGCTGGTTTCCCATCATGGGGCAAGAAGGTAAATCACAGTCAGGTTCATTCCAGTTTCCCCCCAGCCTTGAAGTTTTCCACTGGCACGGTGAAACCTTTGATTTACCCCCAGGGGCAGAGTTAATTGCCTCCAGCCAAGCTTGTCAGCATCAGGCTTTCCAAATTGGGCGATCGGCGATCGGTCTGCAATGCCATTTGGAAACTACCCCCACAGCGGCCCAGGCTTTAGTAGACAATTGTGCTGATGAATTGATCCTTGGCCCCTTTGTGCAGGATGCCACCACTATTTTGGCCGATAACCAAGCTAGATTTGCCACCATGGGCGCAGTTCTAGTCCAATTGCTGGAATATCTACACCATCAAGTTATTACCCCTGCCTAATCCCCTGGCTCCCAATCCCTAGAAGCGGAGAATATGGCACAATCTAGGGAGAATACTACGGTAACAACACCATCTCCCCATGATTCCAACCGTCATTGAAACGTCTGGGCGTGGCGATCGCGCCTTTGATATTTATTCCCGCCTACTCCGGGAGCGGATTGTCTTCCTGGGGCAAGAAGTCCGGGATGAGAACGCCAATTTAGTTGTTGCCCAACTGCTGTTTTTGGAAGCGGAAGATCCGGAAAAAGACATTTATCTTTACATCAACTCCCCCGGAGGCTCGGTGTCGGCAGGACTAGGAATTTTCGACACCATGAACCAGATCCGCCCCGATGTGTGTACCATCTGCATCGGTTTAGCGGCCAGCATGGGGGCTTTTCTCCTTAGTGCTGGAGCCAAAGGTAAGCGCATGAGTTTGCCCAACTCCCGCATCATGATTCACCAACCCCTAGGGGGAGCCCAGGGCCAAGCCACGGATATTGAAATTCAAGCCAAAGAGATTCTTTATCTTAAAGCACTACTTAACCAACATTTGGCCAACCACACTGGCAAATCCCTAGAGGAAATTACCGCCGATACGGAACGGGATTTCTTTATGTCCGCTGAGGAATCGAAGGAATATGGCTTGATTGACCAGGTAATTAACCGTCGTCCTTCCGCCAGTGACCCTATTTAACCGCTGTATTAGCTCCCCAATAGCTGTTACAAATTGACCCGACCATAAAACTTTCCCAATTCCCTTCCTGACTGTCCGTGAACATTACTTCCCCTCTTTCTGCCCCTAGTCATCAGTATCCCGACGCCCTGGGTCGTTTTGGCAATTATGGCGGCAAATATGTGCCTGAAACTTTAATGCCGGCTCTGACGGAGTTGGAGGAAGCTTACTATCGCTACCGGGCGGAGAGTTCCTTTCAGGAAGAGTTAGCGGGGTTATTAAAAGACTATGTGGGCCGTTCCTCTCCCCTATATTTTGCGGAAAGATTAAGCGCCCATTACGCCCGTCCCGACGGAACCTATCCTTTGATTTACCTCAAACGAGAAGATTTAAACCATACGGGGGCCCACAAAATTAATAACGCCCTGGGCCAGGTTCTCCTTGC
The genomic region above belongs to Synechocystis sp. PCC 6803 substr. PCC-P and contains:
- a CDS encoding GTP-binding protein, whose amino-acid sequence is MNNNSLTDLDQTLDIISAIQEDLNYQQAQASLTAIVEQIDLDTTEKQGLEKEISHLCTMLENLNQGVVQIAAFGLVGRGKSSLLNALLGEQVFTTGPVHGVTQTQQSASWQLNQADGLSTVTISGWGNAQLQLIDTPGIDEVKGQEREQLAIAVAQQVDLILFVIAGDMSQVEFQALSRLRAVGKPMLLVFNKIDQYPATDQQLIYEKIRDERVKELLSPEEIVLVSASPLVTELRENTQGKLERYQYRGEAKVDNLRLKIIDLLQREGKSLVALNTLLCADNLNDKLVQQKMRLRDSQANTILQKAVMVKATAIALNPVTVLDLFSGAVVDVALIISLSKLYGLPMTQTAAIALLQKIGVSMGGITASEFLAGLGLSSLKGLLGLTVPLTGGLALAPYISVALTQASVAGVSTLAIGQVTKTYLANGAAWGETGPRTVVRDILNSLDQNSVMARIKQELQEKLTPERIVSPSP
- the clpP gene encoding ATP-dependent Clp endopeptidase proteolytic subunit ClpP, producing MIPTVIETSGRGDRAFDIYSRLLRERIVFLGQEVRDENANLVVAQLLFLEAEDPEKDIYLYINSPGGSVSAGLGIFDTMNQIRPDVCTICIGLAASMGAFLLSAGAKGKRMSLPNSRIMIHQPLGGAQGQATDIEIQAKEILYLKALLNQHLANHTGKSLEEITADTERDFFMSAEESKEYGLIDQVINRRPSASDPI
- the gtrB gene encoding glycosyltransferase GtrB, whose translation is MTIELSIVIPMYNEEDNLEHLFARLLEVLTPLKITYEIICVNDGSKDKTLKQLIDCYQSNRQIKIVNLSRNFGKEIALSAGIDYAQGNAVIPIDADLQDPPELIHELVDKWREGYDIVYATRRSRQGETWVKQFTAKMFYKVIGRMTEIKIPPNTGDFRLMDRKVVNAIKQLPERTRFMKGLFAWVGYRQTFVLFDREPRFQGQTKWNYWKLWNFALDGIFSFSLLPLKVWTYLGSIISLLSLAYASFLILKTITLGVDVPGYASLMVAILFLGGVQLISLGVIGEYLGRVYEEVKARPLYLVSDLWGLEYLPLEKLN
- the lysA gene encoding diaminopimelate decarboxylase; translation: MLSTEMPLPTTGSTLLKTPASPSPNQNLLPLTAVINKNGELEIGGCSVPALVEQFGSPLYILDETTLRQAAQQYRQSFQAHYPGSSQVIYASKAWSCLAVVAIAAQEGLGFDVVSGGELFTTVSALKQLGWDEAEIAEKIYFHGNNKSVQELQEAIAINCTIIVDNWLELETLTKLAADSGAPVKIMLRLTPGIECHTHEYIKTGHLDSKFGFDPNQLEAVFTYIAQQPSLHCLGLHAHIGSQIFERQPHKDLGEVLVQWFTKGLTYGLPLTELNIGGGLGICYTESDDPPSIEEWAQVAAISVAKACDRQNIPYPKLIAEPGRSLVGSACVTAYRVGGRKVVPNIRTYISVDGGMSDNPRPITYQSVYRVALANRMNDEITETVTVAGKHCESGDILVKDVALPAAEPGDIMVVAATGAYNHSMASNYNRLGRPAAVLVNQGQANLILQRETYTDLLRQDCLPNRLLS
- a CDS encoding gamma-glutamyl-gamma-aminobutyrate hydrolase family protein (Members of this family of hydrolases with an active site Cys residue belong to MEROPS family C26.); amino-acid sequence: MQAHFFQHVPFENLGAIERWLRAKGYAISQTAFFQPSFSLPSLDAIDLLIVLGGPMSVNDEAQYPWLVQEKEFIRQAIAVGKPILGICLGAQLMANALGAKVYPNAVKEIGWFPIMGQEGKSQSGSFQFPPSLEVFHWHGETFDLPPGAELIASSQACQHQAFQIGRSAIGLQCHLETTPTAAQALVDNCADELILGPFVQDATTILADNQARFATMGAVLVQLLEYLHHQVITPA
- the argS gene encoding arginine--tRNA ligase, with protein sequence MVSILTQLNDHFAQALEGQFPSDVTLPTPLVVPASNPKFGDFQCNIALPLAKQLGQPPRAIAMEIVDKVNLSEICEPLTIAGPGFINIKLLPDYLGEQLIKLQQNQQLGVSLVKGEERIVVDFSSPNIAKEMHVGHLRSTIIGDCLARVLEFRGYDVLRLNHVGDWGTQFGMLITYLKEVYPEALVTADALDIGDLVTFYKQAKQRFDQDEQFRETSRQAVVALQAGDAKSIKAWQLLCEQSRREFQLIYDCLDITIEERGESFYNPFLPGVVELLQEKDLLVEDNGAQCVFLDGFTNKDGDRLPLIVQKSDGGYNYATTDLAALNYRLNTDGAEKIIYVTDAGQANHFAQFFQVAEKAGILTDPTQVVHVPFGLVKGEDGKKLKTRAGDTIRLKDLLTEAVTRARQDLETRLTAEERSETEEFKTEVAQRVGIGAVKYADLSQNRTSDYVFSFDKMLALQGNTAPYMLYAYARIQSISREGGIDFAQMDSGEIVLTEPTELVLAKNLLQFADVIETVEISLLPNRLCDYLYELSKVFNRFYENCPVLKASDPQRGSRLLLCDLTARTLKLGLSLLGIPVLDRM